The DNA window GTCCTTCCTGGCACGGATCGGTTATCTGCTGGCACGCGGCGCCTTCAAGCGCTTCCGCGAGCGGATCGACCCGCGGCGCTACAACGGCGCGATGTTCCTGGGCCTGCGCGGCGTCTGCGTGAAGAGCCATGGCGGTACCGACCCGGTCGGATTCGCCAATGCCGTCGCGGTCGCCATCAATCTGGCGACTCACGGTTTCAACGAGCGCATCAAGGAAGAGATGGGGCGCATTGCCGACGCGACCCCTCTTCCCGACACGAAGGCGGCGGCGGGCTGAACCATGGTCATGCGTTCCCGAGTTCTTGGTTGCGGTACCTTCCTGCCGGCCAACATCGTCACCAACCAGGATCTGGAACAGCGGGTCGACACGTCGGACGAGTGGATCGTCCAGCGTACCGGCATCAGGTCGCGCCACATCGCGGCGGAGGGGGAGAAGACCTCCGACCTCGCCATCGCCGCGGCGACCCGCGCGCTTGAGCATGCCGGCGTGCCGGCGGGCAGCATCGACTGCATCGTGCTGGCCACCACCACGCCCGACAACACCTTCCCGGCCACGGCGACCAAGGTGCAGGCGGCTCTGGGGACCAAGGGCTTTGCCATGGACATCCAGGCGGTCTGCGCCGGGTTCGTCTATGCCATGGCGGTCGCCGACAATTTCCTGCGCAACGGTCAGGCGCGCCGCGCGCTGGTGATCGGGGCGGAGACCTTCTCCCGCCTGCTGGACTGGAACGACCGCACCACCTGCGTACTGTTCGGCGACGGTGCCGGCGCCATCGTGCTGGAGGCCTATGAGGCCAAGGGCGATTCGACCGACCGCGGCGTGCTGTCCACCCATCTGCATTCCGACGGCAGCCAGTACGACCTGCTCTATGTCGATGGCGGCGCGTCCTCGACCGGCACCATTGGCCATGTCCGCATGCACGGGCAGGAGATCTTCCGCCACGCCGTGTCCAAGCTGTCGGCGGTGGTGGAGGAGGCGCTGGTCGCCAACGGTCTGGAGTCCACCGACATCGACTGGATGGTTCCGCACCAGGCGAACCGTCGGATCATCGACGGGCTGGCCCGCAAGATGAAGCTGTCGCCGGAAAAGGTCGTGCTGACGGTCGACCGCCACGGCAACACCTCTGCCGCGTCGATTCCGCTGGCGCTGGGCGAGGCAGTGGCCGATGGCCGGGTCAAGCGCGGTGACCTGATCCTGATGGAAGCCATCGGCGGCGGCCTGACCTGGGGTTCGGCGCTGGTCCGCTGGTAGGCGGCCCCTCCTTTTTCCACTCCGGATTCAATGCTGCACCGCACGCCCAACCCGGCTTTGGCCGGGCTGTATGCGGCTGCCAAGCTTTTGAATTGACGGACCTTCTTTCCCCGGATTACCGTCTTCGCAACGGTTGCGGGGGGAGGTCGAACCATGTCTCAGAACACCGTCACGCGCGCCCAATTGAGCGAGGCCGTCTACCAGGAAGTCGGACTTTCGCGGAACGAATCGGCCGATCTGGTCGAAACCGTCCTGGACGAGATTTCCGACGCGCTCGCCCGGGGGGAGATGGTGAAGATTTCCTCCTTCGGCAGTTTCCAGGTTCGCCAGAAGGGTGAGCGAATCGGCCGGAACCCCAAGACCGGGGAAGAGGTTCCGATCTTGCCGCGGCGGGTGCTGGTCTTCCGCGCCAGCCATGTGCTGAAGAACCGCATCAACGATGTCCAGGAGGGTGGGGCGCCGACGCCTGCGCGGGCTCTCTCCTGACGCCGGTTGTCCGTTATGACCCCGGCTCATCGCCCGCCGCCGTGCCGCACCTGTCTGTGGATCCCCGCATCCGGTCGCTACCGGGTGGCGGCCTGATCCTGCCATGAAGTCCGCCACGGCCTATCGCACCATCAGCGAGGTATCGACCGACCTGAACGTGCCTCAGCATGTGTTGCGCTTTTGGGAAACCAAGTTTCCCCAGATCCGCCCGCTGAAGCGCGGCGGCGGCCGGCGCTTTTACCGGCCGGAGGACGTTGAGCTTCTGCGCCGAATTCAGGCCCTGCTGTATGAGGACCGCTACACCATCAAGGGCGTGCAGCGCCTGCTGAAGGAAGGGCGCATGTCCGACCCGACGCCGCCTTTGCCCGAGGATGCCGATGAGCCGCAAGACTCCGATGCTGGACAGTTGGGCGAAGAGGCGTTTGACGGCGATGGCGGCCCGGATGACGGGCAACATCCTCCTTTGTCCGCCGCCCTGCGGCACGAGATCACCATGGTGGTCGACGAGTTGAAATCTCTGCGGTCGATGCTGTCGCGTCTGTCCGAAATCGGGGACAAAAAAAGCTGAAAAATCATTACGGGAGATGTTGCATCGGCAAAAGT is part of the Azospirillum lipoferum 4B genome and encodes:
- a CDS encoding beta-ketoacyl-ACP synthase III; the encoded protein is MVMRSRVLGCGTFLPANIVTNQDLEQRVDTSDEWIVQRTGIRSRHIAAEGEKTSDLAIAAATRALEHAGVPAGSIDCIVLATTTPDNTFPATATKVQAALGTKGFAMDIQAVCAGFVYAMAVADNFLRNGQARRALVIGAETFSRLLDWNDRTTCVLFGDGAGAIVLEAYEAKGDSTDRGVLSTHLHSDGSQYDLLYVDGGASSTGTIGHVRMHGQEIFRHAVSKLSAVVEEALVANGLESTDIDWMVPHQANRRIIDGLARKMKLSPEKVVLTVDRHGNTSAASIPLALGEAVADGRVKRGDLILMEAIGGGLTWGSALVRW
- a CDS encoding integration host factor subunit alpha, encoding MSQNTVTRAQLSEAVYQEVGLSRNESADLVETVLDEISDALARGEMVKISSFGSFQVRQKGERIGRNPKTGEEVPILPRRVLVFRASHVLKNRINDVQEGGAPTPARALS
- a CDS encoding MerR family transcriptional regulator produces the protein MKSATAYRTISEVSTDLNVPQHVLRFWETKFPQIRPLKRGGGRRFYRPEDVELLRRIQALLYEDRYTIKGVQRLLKEGRMSDPTPPLPEDADEPQDSDAGQLGEEAFDGDGGPDDGQHPPLSAALRHEITMVVDELKSLRSMLSRLSEIGDKKS